The genomic interval TTTCCTTGCAATCATGATGGTCGTTGTGTTGCTGGTAATGGTGGGGATTCCGGCTTGGGCCGCTGATCCGGAAGTATCGGTCAGGCAGGCGGCAGATACCATATGGACTTTGGTAACTGCCTTTTTGGTCTTTTTTATGCAAGCCGGTTTTGCAATGGTGGAAGCGGGCTTCACCCGGGCGAAAAACGCCGGCAATATTGTCATGAAGAACTTGATGGACTTCGCGGTCGGATCCATCGCGTATTGGGCCGTCGGGTTTACATTGATGTTCGGCGTCGGTAGCTTTATCGGTTCGGGTTCCTTCTTCTTGGGCGGTTCCTTTGAGCATCTCGGTTTAGGTATTTCACTCCCGGTATTCTTACTGTTCCAAACCGTGTTCGCTGCCACTGCGGCCACCATCGTTTCCGGAGCGATGGCGGAACGGACCAAGTTTACCAGTTATCTGATTTACAGCGCGGTAATCTCCTTAATCATTTATCCGGTCGTCGGACACTGGGCTTGGGGCGGTGGCTGGCTCTCCAAATTAGGCTTCATTGATTTCGCAGGTTCCACCGTGGTTCACTCGGTTGGTGGTTGGGCCGCTCTGATGGGCGCGACGATTTTAGGGCCGCGGATCGGCAAATACAGTCCGGACGGCAAAGTGAATGCTATCCCCGGTCATAATCTGGTCATTGCGGCACTCGGTGTATTCATCCTGTGGTTTGGCTGGTTCGGATTTAATCCCGGGAGTACCCTTTCGCCGTTCGCTCCCAATCTGGGATTGATTGCGGTCACAACAAATTTGGCTGCGGCAGCCGGAGCTTGCGTGGCGATGATTGTCAGCTGGTTTAAATACGGCAAGCCGGATGTATCCATGACCTTGAACGGCGCGCTGGCCGGATTGGTAGCCATCACCGCTGGCTGCGCCGCGGTATCCGCCGAGGGTTCGGTATTGATTGGCGCGATTGCCGGCGCGGCTGTAATCTTCGCGGTAGAGTTCTTCGATAATAAAGCCAAGATCGACGATCCGGTGGGCGCAATCTCCGTTCACGGCGTTTGCGGAGCCTTGGGCACCTTGATGGTCGGTTTGTTTGCTACCGACGGCGGGCTGTTTTACGGCGGTGGGGTTAAACTCCTCGGTGTTCAAGCGTTGGGAGTAATCTCTACTTTCCTTTGGACGGCCGCAACCGCTGGAACTCTTTTCTTGATTCTCAAACATACGGTAGGACTTCGGGTCAAAGAAGTCGAAGAAACAGAGGGCTTGGACGTTCACGAACATACCAGCTATGCCTATCCGGATATGTTCACGTCAAGTTTGAAAATGTAGGCTCATAAGTATTAGTGGTTAAATTGAGAGGAGGCTTTATTGATGAAAAAAGTTGAAGCCATCGTACGGGCCACCAAATTGGACGCGGTCAAGGCTGCTCTGAATTTCGTGGGAGTGACCGGAATGACTATCACCGAGGTGAAGGGGTGCGGCCACCAAAAAGGTCACGTTGAGCATTACCGGGGTTCGGAATACGTCGTAAATCTTCTGCCGAAGGTGAAGATCGAGGTTGTTATCAAGGATCAGGAGTTATCGAAGATTACGGATGCCATCATCGAGGCGGCGCGGACCGGCGAGATTGGCGACGGAAAGATTTTCGTATATGACATTGCGGACGCGATTCGGGTCCGTACCGGGGAACACGGCGAGACTGTTATTTAAAGGTGAAGATTCGGCCGGGAGATTCTCCCGGCCGATTTTCTTAGCTGCTGAGATGCATTCCTGTGGAACAGGAAAAACCGGACGTGCGAGTTTTACCCCCCGAAAGGAGTGTTCGCCATGAATCCGTCGAATGACGTTCAAGTTGTCAGGAGCCAGACTCTTTTGACTCTGCAAGCTGCCAAGCACCTGGATCTGGAACGTCTGATGGCCGAAATGAGCGGCCAGGGTTGGAAATTGGAACATTTCCCGCGCTTTGAGAAGAAAGACAAGGTTTGGCAGGTCACGCTGAGCCGGTCGCAACCGGTGGCGCTGAACCGGTGATTCCGAAGCGGAACCAAAATTTCTAACAAAATGAGAGGAAAAATCATTCCGGGCGATGCAAATTTTGTTGATCGGCTCATAGAACACCCCTTTCTGGAGAAATTATAGGAAAGGGGTGTTGGCATTTATGGAAAAGATCAAAGTGGGAGTCATCGGCTTGGGCTATGCCTGGGAACGCTTACATCACCCGGCCTTCGAGGAATTGGCCGACAGATACCAGATCACCGCGATCTGTGATATCAACCGGGGGCGGGCCGAATATTGGGGACAGCGGTTGGGACTGGACATCAACCGGGATGTGTATACCAACTACCTGACCATGGTCGAGCGGCGCGATTTGCAGGTGATCGATATTATGGTCCCGATCGCCCAAAACCACCCGGTGGCGGAAGCGATAGCCGGGTCCGGCAAGGCGATCATCTTGGAAAAACCGATGGGTGCCAGCGTCGAGCAGGCGGAGGCCACGCGGGGACTGCCGGAGCGGTATGGGATTCAGATGATGATCGCCGAAAACTACCGCTACAGCGAAGAGTTTAATCTGATTCGCGACATGGTCCGGCTGCGCAAAGTGGGTACGCCGGTCCACTTCAGCTACCACCGAACCAGTTGTTTTCCGTGCGCGATGAAGAAGGATACCTTTTCAGCCACCGAATGGCGGCAGCATCCCGATTACTCGGGCGGGGATCTGCTGGATGCGGCCATTCATGATCTGGCCGGACTGCGCCATGTCTTTGGAGCGGTCGAATACCTGCAGGCGCTGGGAGTGCCCCAGAAGGACGATTTCAGTCCCTACGCGGCGGTGACGGTCAATCTGCAGTTCATGAACAAAGTCATCGGCAATTTCACCTATTATCCGGCGGGGCAGGAACCGCAGAAGCCGCTGGTCGGCCTGAGGATCTTCTGCACGCAGGGCATGATTTATCTTGAGGAGCCGCAGTGCGGGATCATCAATGTCTTTTACAACGACGGCCGGCACGAAATGGTGACCTACCGTCCGATGCGCGGCTACTATAATGAACTGGTCAACTTCCACAATGCGCTCCTGGGGCGCGAGGCGCTGGCGGTCACGCCGGAGATGGAGATCGGCGACCTGCGGACGGTCTTCGCCATTCTGCAGTCCATCACGGAGCAGGATGTGGTGAAAGTGGACCGGGTGCCATATTTTGCGGTGCAAGGGTAGGGCGGGCGGCAGGCCCGCCTTTGCTAAAAGCGTTGTGATAAACCCTGGCCGCAGGTCGGGGCGTTCACAAAAGCTCAGGGAAGCAAGGGATAAAGTCGTTTTGAAATCCTCTTGCAAGTCGAATCGATTGGAAAGAGACTTTATCACATGGCTTCTAATGACGGGAGAAATAACCGGCGATGAACAGGATGGTTAATTTATCCAAAAGCGTCTTTGAAATCTGCCGGGAGAATCCGGAAGTCATGGAGATTTTGAAAGGGCTCGGTTTCTCGGATATCGCCAATCCGGGCATGCTGCAAACGGCGGGACGTCTGATGACGATCCCCAAGGGGGCGGCCATGAAGGGCATTTCCATGGACGTCATCAAAACGGCGTTCCGTGACCGCGGGTACGAGATTGAGGAGTAGCAGCCTCTGCCAAGCGGCGTTGTCGGGATATTTTTGACCCGGTGCGCGGAGATGGCCGGGCCAGGGGCTCCAAGACGTTTCCAAGATTTTATTAAGGATAAAGACATCATCGAAAGGCGCTTCCCAGACGATATTCTTTTCAAGAGATAGATAGCGGTCCCGCTGGACCGCATTTTTAATCGGTTCCAAAATGATTGCAACTCATTCGCGGGTTGGATCGTTACATTATTTATCCCCTTGTTAGCTCGTCGCTGGCTTGTGGCTCAGCCGGAGCGGAGATCGGGGTTGGAGTGGCCAGGCGGAAAGAGCGCGATTTACGGATAGGGTAAAATGATATCTACAGCGCAGATTCACAGGAGTAAAGGCACGATCATGGTAAAAATCTATGGCGCAAGGCTCATCTTGCGGATTGCGGTACTGGTGACGGCGATTCTGATGTATCTGACCGACCGAAACAGCCTGTTTTTTTCAAAGGGATTGGGGTTGGAGCAAGGGATTCAACCGTTGCATATTCTATGGTTAATCTTCGCGGCCGGGATGGTCCATAAGTTTTTCCCACAAAAGATCGCCAGTATGGGCTGTCGCAAACAATTCAAATCGACCTATGCCCCGAGTGAAAGAGAGCCGGACCGGGCGGATATGGCCGCCTGGATCAAAGCGGAAAACGGCGCCGCCCGGAAAGTCTTGGCGGTATGGGTCGCGCTCCATGTGGCCCTGGCCCTGCTTTATGACGCGAAGCTGCTTGGGGAGAGCGAAATCCTGTTGCTATCCCTGATTTATTACGTTTGCGATCTGATTTGCGTACTGTTTTACTGCCCGTTTCAGTCTTTAATCATGAAAAACCGCTGTTGTGTCACATGCCGGATCTTCAACTGGGATTCGATGATGATGGTTACGCCGCTGATTCTGGTGCCCAGTTTTTTCTCCTGGAGTTTGGGATTGATCGCTTTCATGGTCCTGATTCGCTG from Hydrogenispora ethanolica carries:
- a CDS encoding Gfo/Idh/MocA family protein, translated to MEKIKVGVIGLGYAWERLHHPAFEELADRYQITAICDINRGRAEYWGQRLGLDINRDVYTNYLTMVERRDLQVIDIMVPIAQNHPVAEAIAGSGKAIILEKPMGASVEQAEATRGLPERYGIQMMIAENYRYSEEFNLIRDMVRLRKVGTPVHFSYHRTSCFPCAMKKDTFSATEWRQHPDYSGGDLLDAAIHDLAGLRHVFGAVEYLQALGVPQKDDFSPYAAVTVNLQFMNKVIGNFTYYPAGQEPQKPLVGLRIFCTQGMIYLEEPQCGIINVFYNDGRHEMVTYRPMRGYYNELVNFHNALLGREALAVTPEMEIGDLRTVFAILQSITEQDVVKVDRVPYFAVQG
- a CDS encoding P-II family nitrogen regulator translates to MKKVEAIVRATKLDAVKAALNFVGVTGMTITEVKGCGHQKGHVEHYRGSEYVVNLLPKVKIEVVIKDQELSKITDAIIEAARTGEIGDGKIFVYDIADAIRVRTGEHGETVI
- a CDS encoding DUF1858 domain-containing protein; the encoded protein is MNRMVNLSKSVFEICRENPEVMEILKGLGFSDIANPGMLQTAGRLMTIPKGAAMKGISMDVIKTAFRDRGYEIEE
- a CDS encoding ammonium transporter, which gives rise to MPMISKFFLAIMMVVVLLVMVGIPAWAADPEVSVRQAADTIWTLVTAFLVFFMQAGFAMVEAGFTRAKNAGNIVMKNLMDFAVGSIAYWAVGFTLMFGVGSFIGSGSFFLGGSFEHLGLGISLPVFLLFQTVFAATAATIVSGAMAERTKFTSYLIYSAVISLIIYPVVGHWAWGGGWLSKLGFIDFAGSTVVHSVGGWAALMGATILGPRIGKYSPDGKVNAIPGHNLVIAALGVFILWFGWFGFNPGSTLSPFAPNLGLIAVTTNLAAAAGACVAMIVSWFKYGKPDVSMTLNGALAGLVAITAGCAAVSAEGSVLIGAIAGAAVIFAVEFFDNKAKIDDPVGAISVHGVCGALGTLMVGLFATDGGLFYGGGVKLLGVQALGVISTFLWTAATAGTLFLILKHTVGLRVKEVEETEGLDVHEHTSYAYPDMFTSSLKM